Sequence from the Corallococcus sp. EGB genome:
GTCGCCGTCACCGTGAAGGAGGGCGAGCGCATCGTCGAGCCCGTGGGCACCCAGCCCACCGGCGCCTTCTGCGATGGCCTGAAGCAGATGGTCGGCTACGAACTGACGGACAAGGTCCAGTACACCGTCACCTTCGGCCCCACCGCGCTCACGAACCTCGGGCTCGTCATCGAACACCTCCAGTGACGGGCTGAATCGCACCGGACATTATTGCAACCAAGTTGCGTTTGCGGCATGAGTGAGGTACCGGGCGCACCGGCGGCTTCTGGCCGCCTGGAACCCCGCCGCGCCCGGCATCCCGAAAGGAAACACCCATGTTGAAGATGAAGCGCATCGCGCTGGGCGCGCTGTTGTCGCTCGGCCTGACGGCCTGCGGACCGATGGAGGAGGCGCCGGAGTCCTCCTTCGAGGCGCAGGACTCGCAGGGGCTGGAGGCCGGCTGCACGTCGCTGGGCACGGGCATCACCACGCACGCGTGCACCCACGCGAGCAACCCCACGGACCACGTGTCCATCACGGCGAGCGCCACGCGCGTCACCAGCGCGCCCGCCATCAGCACCAAGCACAAGGCCTATGACCTGGCGCTGCCGTCCGGCGCCGAGGGCTCGGTGACGTACGTCCCGGCCACCACGGGTTCGTACGCGTTCTACCGGACGCAGAACGTGGCCTTCACCGTCATCAACGGCGCCACCAGCGCCACGGTGCCCGCCGCGCTGGCGCATGGCGTGTCCGCTTCCGGCTGCTCACTCACGCACGTG
This genomic interval carries:
- a CDS encoding putative metal-binding motif-containing protein; protein product: MLKMKRIALGALLSLGLTACGPMEEAPESSFEAQDSQGLEAGCTSLGTGITTHACTHASNPTDHVSITASATRVTSAPAISTKHKAYDLALPSGAEGSVTYVPATTGSYAFYRTQNVAFTVINGATSATVPAALAHGVSASGCSLTHVSVYDLTAGTTYIVATGPASGSAITVVPEFLNDTRTRYYQDADGDGYGNNSVSIYTACTPPAGYTTQRFDCNDTPGIGASINPGMPEICGNGIDDNCDGVQC